In the genome of Leptospira licerasiae serovar Varillal str. VAR 010, one region contains:
- a CDS encoding serine/threonine protein kinase, whose amino-acid sequence MEIPGKEFYNRLDIDSVLSAVEDAGFSVSGHCLALNSLENRVYDVGLEEGGRLVVKFYRPGRWTLDQILEEHSFLKELEEGEIPVVAPLPLENGITVRETKGIYYTIWPLQKGRLVEELGEQNLVQTGRLLARIHNIGASKPAKYRIHYNLKNFGEEPLRFLKEKEFLPTHLRKRYEDAANRIFNSFSETSKDMPFHRIHGDCHKGNLIQTTDGLCFIDFDDFVTGPAVQDFWMLLPFGDSASEYEREIFLAGYREFREFRASWFDLVEPLRGLRYIHYSAWIAKRWEDPSFPNAFPHFGTEEYWERETQDLERLGSDLPFSSEPDGRNSFQKIEEPELTNKDFFWDMED is encoded by the coding sequence ATGGAAATCCCAGGCAAAGAATTCTACAACAGACTCGATATTGATTCCGTTCTATCTGCGGTAGAAGACGCAGGATTTTCAGTTTCCGGACATTGCCTCGCTTTAAATAGTTTAGAGAATAGGGTTTACGATGTCGGCTTAGAAGAAGGCGGAAGGCTAGTAGTAAAATTTTATCGGCCAGGGCGCTGGACACTTGATCAGATATTAGAAGAACATTCTTTTCTAAAGGAGTTAGAAGAAGGAGAGATACCGGTGGTAGCTCCCCTACCTTTGGAAAACGGCATCACTGTCAGAGAAACAAAAGGAATTTATTATACGATCTGGCCTCTCCAAAAAGGAAGACTGGTAGAAGAACTAGGCGAACAAAATTTAGTCCAAACGGGAAGATTACTCGCCAGAATCCATAATATTGGCGCCTCTAAACCGGCAAAATATAGGATACATTATAATCTGAAAAATTTCGGAGAGGAGCCCTTACGTTTTTTGAAAGAGAAGGAGTTCCTACCCACTCATCTCCGGAAAAGATACGAAGACGCTGCTAACCGGATTTTTAACTCTTTCTCCGAAACTTCCAAGGACATGCCGTTCCATCGTATCCACGGGGACTGCCATAAAGGAAATTTGATACAAACTACGGATGGACTCTGCTTTATAGATTTCGACGATTTTGTGACCGGACCGGCAGTCCAAGATTTTTGGATGCTTCTACCTTTTGGCGACTCTGCTTCCGAATACGAAAGGGAGATATTTTTGGCTGGCTACAGAGAGTTCAGGGAATTCCGCGCTTCTTGGTTCGATCTGGTGGAACCTTTGCGCGGCTTACGTTATATTCATTATTCTGCATGGATTGCAAAACGTTGGGAAGATCCCTCTTTTCCGAATGCGTTTCCTCATTTCGGAACGGAAGAATACTGGGAAAGAGAAACCCAGGACCTGGAACGACTTGGTTCGGACCTTCCTTTTTCTTCCGAACCGGATGGAAGGAACTCCTTTCAAAAAATAGAGGAGCCAGAGCTTACCAATAAGGACTTTTTCTGGGATATGGAGGATTAG
- a CDS encoding motility associated factor glycosyltransferase family protein, protein MSHDLPEKTREIFGKKPYLSLYFQNPPTEMLEFRLEAAKNLNEFFLSKKGRALASSVSPFTQAKRQVDSVSIQSTDLVAILGLGNPHLIREVESKLEPGQILLLIDKDRDLLFPLWEEWLEPVMEVPGRHLFLGENSLSLLWNYLESLPVERVSGIRILRNAASVSLEEMFYAETDIRLRKILSSKMSDLLTKFEFERIWVRNSLVNTANFLSTPSPRTKIESLKEKFNGTPSLLVSAGPNLRRQCEWIKSIRDKVFVMSCDTSLKVLLKYGIIPDGVMTLDAQTHSVFHFLGEDTTEIPLFADLVSSPPILRNLKFKSVVHSITAKYLVDASGELKREATAGSSSAESLLGPIGDVQSGGSVATTAFDLLRSLGCKPCFLVGQDLAYSGREIHSTGTHHNEKWLTLLTRKTSLEKINEAVVRKRDTRYVPSVQGGEVLTDYVLDLYRHWFEESSKSLDFPVYNVNTQGAKIENAENIGPEEASLILNEFQNHQYFWHKFPAWKPELIQETLVGSPAIFKKELLETIDTIKNEFSKQETKDKAYTDLLSLFRNKLGKWEDLRYLIRKTEVYILRHKDKLDEPRKRELFLGAILKEFTGLRRKLLAGD, encoded by the coding sequence ATGTCTCACGATCTCCCGGAAAAAACAAGAGAAATATTCGGGAAAAAACCCTATCTCAGCCTGTATTTCCAAAATCCTCCTACAGAAATGTTGGAGTTCCGACTGGAAGCGGCCAAAAACCTAAATGAGTTCTTTCTTTCTAAAAAAGGAAGAGCATTGGCAAGTTCGGTATCTCCTTTTACCCAAGCAAAACGCCAAGTGGATTCCGTCTCAATACAATCCACGGATCTGGTCGCAATCTTAGGGCTCGGAAATCCACATTTAATCCGAGAAGTTGAATCTAAGTTAGAACCGGGACAAATTTTATTACTCATAGACAAAGACAGAGATCTACTTTTTCCATTATGGGAAGAATGGTTAGAACCGGTGATGGAAGTCCCTGGAAGACATTTGTTCTTGGGAGAAAATTCTCTCTCTCTTCTTTGGAATTATTTAGAATCGCTTCCTGTAGAAAGAGTTTCAGGCATCAGAATACTTAGGAACGCAGCGAGTGTTTCTTTGGAAGAAATGTTCTACGCGGAAACGGATATAAGACTTCGAAAAATCCTATCCTCGAAGATGAGCGATCTTCTGACTAAATTCGAATTCGAAAGGATTTGGGTGAGAAATTCTCTCGTAAACACCGCAAACTTTCTATCGACTCCGAGTCCTAGGACCAAAATAGAATCCTTAAAGGAAAAATTCAACGGAACACCTTCCCTACTCGTATCCGCAGGACCGAACTTACGAAGACAATGTGAATGGATCAAAAGTATACGAGATAAGGTTTTTGTAATGTCTTGCGATACTTCTCTAAAGGTGCTTCTCAAATACGGGATCATACCTGACGGCGTAATGACATTAGATGCACAAACGCATTCCGTATTCCATTTTTTGGGAGAAGATACGACCGAAATCCCGTTATTTGCGGACCTTGTTAGCTCCCCTCCTATATTAAGAAATTTGAAATTTAAGTCGGTGGTCCACAGTATCACAGCAAAATATTTAGTGGATGCCTCCGGAGAATTAAAAAGAGAAGCAACCGCAGGAAGTTCCAGCGCAGAATCTTTGCTTGGCCCCATCGGAGACGTTCAATCCGGAGGAAGTGTCGCTACAACCGCTTTCGATCTACTCAGAAGTCTTGGATGTAAACCATGCTTCTTAGTAGGCCAAGACCTGGCTTATTCGGGTAGAGAGATCCATTCTACCGGAACTCATCATAACGAAAAATGGCTTACCTTACTTACTAGAAAAACCAGTTTAGAAAAAATCAATGAAGCAGTGGTCCGAAAAAGAGATACACGTTACGTTCCCTCCGTCCAAGGCGGAGAAGTTTTAACAGATTATGTTTTGGACTTATACAGACATTGGTTTGAAGAATCTTCCAAATCCTTGGACTTTCCCGTCTATAATGTGAACACACAAGGCGCAAAAATAGAGAACGCTGAAAATATAGGACCGGAAGAAGCAAGCCTGATACTAAACGAATTCCAAAACCACCAATACTTCTGGCATAAATTTCCCGCATGGAAACCGGAGTTAATCCAGGAGACATTGGTAGGTTCTCCTGCAATTTTTAAAAAAGAATTATTAGAAACAATCGATACGATCAAAAACGAATTTTCCAAACAGGAAACAAAAGACAAAGCCTACACTGACCTGCTTTCTCTTTTTAGAAACAAATTGGGCAAATGGGAAGATCTGAGATATTTGATCCGAAAAACGGAAGTGTATATTCTTCGCCATAAAGATAAACTGGACGAGCCACGTAAGAGAGAACTATTCTTGGGTGCGATCCTGAAAGAGTTTACCGGTTTAAGAAGAAAGTTACTCGCTGGAGACTAA
- a CDS encoding chromosome segregation SMC family protein — MYLKSLNIVGFKTFADETEVLLDPGFTAVVGPNGSGKSNIVDALKWVFGEKSAKGLRGDKMDDVIFHGSEARKPAGFAEVSVVFDNSSKLIKMDYPTIKLTRRLYADGNNEYLINDSRVQRKEIEKILLDTGIGKSSYSIMEQGKVDRILHSKPEERRLIFEEAAGISRFKMERQEALKKLSDTNQNLLRIQDIMNTMKKEMEVKEKQAEKAEEYFKLKQELDETDKIIRYVKFSTLTRKFETSENELKEIKEKNQVLLERISVETGRIEELDHHKSDLEKKVAEIDKKLLDHLTQTQIQKDKVESNKGIILDYSDRISDIRESLTKEESAQSILQIEKEKLEKEAIDLEGESKSLELGIEDLRKNKTEIEAKIEAENTSIQEKETRIQSNDKRHVDLRERLKEVIFDLISQLESRKKEAQSTEEERNRLKELLLGEADRIHSVETELKSALDSYAGEETKNKITYLAGKLETEKFRSQLGEYFSLEDSIRSLLFDRDGFLSQKEGLDQEIEDLILENENLTRSIKESGLTIESLREEAENIREKIVYLEKRILELNSEKNSKLESAKSLSERIEETQKRILAAQESIKTLGAKKTEFEKEVIELEQQIENRYNEFLEMSRALDSEKEALRNIVKEIQGLKNEIQKNQEDYKNLFPILTEKEKAVSVYKVQLESFSEELYNDYSISEQELADEFKDKKPEKGESETKLKRLKSDIQMLGSINPLSIEEYRNVKEIYEHHRTQKEDIERSKNDITEILKNINEESEKLFRETFERIRENFQETFSTLFNGGRAMLELVDGEDSLNAGIEIMAEPPGKHVQNLRLLSGGEKSLTAIALLFAIYMVKPSPFCFLDEIDAALDEANKLRFCQILDKFKDKSQFVVITHAQSTIHRANSIFGVTNEEPGISKIISLRLDEARDFAGRATEAV, encoded by the coding sequence ATGTATCTCAAAAGCCTGAATATTGTTGGATTCAAGACCTTTGCGGACGAGACAGAAGTTCTTCTCGATCCGGGATTTACCGCAGTTGTAGGACCTAACGGTTCCGGAAAATCGAATATAGTCGACGCTTTAAAATGGGTCTTCGGCGAAAAATCCGCCAAGGGTCTTCGCGGTGATAAGATGGACGATGTCATCTTTCACGGTTCGGAGGCTCGTAAGCCTGCCGGCTTTGCGGAAGTCAGCGTAGTTTTCGATAATTCTTCCAAACTGATCAAGATGGATTATCCAACCATCAAATTGACCCGCAGATTATACGCGGATGGAAATAACGAATATCTAATAAACGATTCTCGCGTACAACGAAAGGAGATCGAAAAGATCTTACTCGATACGGGTATCGGAAAATCCAGTTATTCCATTATGGAACAGGGAAAGGTGGATCGGATCCTCCATTCCAAACCGGAAGAAAGAAGACTGATCTTCGAAGAGGCAGCAGGTATTTCCAGATTCAAGATGGAAAGGCAAGAGGCTCTCAAAAAACTTTCCGACACCAACCAGAACCTTCTTCGTATCCAAGACATCATGAATACCATGAAGAAGGAAATGGAAGTTAAGGAAAAACAAGCGGAGAAGGCGGAGGAATATTTTAAACTCAAACAAGAGTTGGACGAAACGGATAAGATCATTCGTTATGTCAAGTTCTCTACTCTCACCAGAAAATTCGAAACCTCCGAAAACGAATTAAAAGAAATTAAAGAAAAGAACCAGGTCTTACTCGAAAGAATATCCGTGGAAACAGGTCGGATCGAAGAGTTGGATCATCATAAATCCGATCTGGAAAAGAAGGTCGCAGAGATTGACAAAAAACTTTTGGACCATCTCACCCAAACCCAGATCCAAAAAGATAAAGTCGAGAGCAACAAAGGTATCATTCTAGATTATTCGGATCGTATTTCCGATATTAGAGAGTCCTTAACTAAGGAAGAATCCGCTCAAAGCATTCTACAGATCGAGAAAGAAAAACTGGAAAAAGAAGCGATCGATCTAGAAGGAGAAAGTAAATCTCTAGAATTAGGGATCGAAGATCTTCGTAAGAACAAAACCGAGATCGAAGCTAAGATTGAAGCCGAAAATACTTCCATCCAAGAGAAGGAAACCAGGATCCAGTCCAATGACAAACGGCATGTAGATCTGAGAGAAAGACTAAAAGAAGTCATCTTTGATCTGATCTCCCAATTAGAGTCCCGCAAAAAAGAAGCCCAATCCACTGAAGAGGAAAGAAACCGTCTCAAGGAACTCTTACTTGGAGAAGCGGATCGTATCCATTCCGTGGAAACAGAACTCAAAAGCGCATTGGATTCATATGCAGGAGAAGAGACTAAAAACAAGATCACTTATCTTGCAGGAAAGCTGGAAACGGAAAAGTTCAGGTCTCAGTTGGGAGAATATTTCTCCTTAGAAGACAGCATCCGCAGTTTATTATTCGATAGAGACGGATTTTTATCCCAGAAAGAAGGATTAGACCAAGAGATAGAAGATTTGATCTTGGAAAACGAAAATCTGACCAGATCGATCAAAGAATCCGGATTAACAATCGAGTCTCTCCGAGAAGAAGCGGAGAATATCCGCGAAAAGATCGTTTATTTAGAAAAACGGATCTTAGAATTAAATTCCGAAAAGAACTCTAAATTAGAATCCGCAAAGTCCCTTTCCGAAAGGATAGAAGAGACCCAAAAAAGGATTTTGGCTGCCCAAGAATCCATCAAAACTTTAGGCGCTAAAAAGACCGAATTCGAAAAAGAAGTGATCGAACTGGAACAACAGATCGAGAACAGATATAACGAATTTTTGGAAATGAGCCGCGCTTTAGATTCCGAAAAAGAAGCTCTTCGAAATATCGTAAAAGAGATCCAAGGTCTTAAAAACGAGATCCAGAAAAACCAAGAAGATTACAAGAACCTATTCCCTATTTTAACTGAAAAGGAAAAGGCGGTCTCCGTTTATAAGGTCCAATTGGAATCTTTTTCCGAAGAATTATATAATGATTACTCCATTTCCGAGCAGGAACTTGCGGACGAATTTAAGGACAAGAAACCTGAAAAAGGGGAGAGCGAGACCAAGCTCAAACGTTTGAAGTCTGATATCCAGATGTTAGGTTCGATTAACCCACTTTCTATCGAAGAATATAGAAACGTAAAAGAGATCTACGAACATCACCGCACTCAAAAAGAAGATATCGAAAGATCTAAAAACGATATCACTGAGATCTTGAAAAACATCAACGAAGAGTCCGAAAAACTTTTCAGAGAAACATTCGAAAGGATCAGAGAAAATTTCCAAGAAACATTCTCCACATTGTTCAACGGGGGAAGAGCTATGCTCGAACTCGTGGATGGAGAGGATAGCTTAAACGCAGGTATCGAGATCATGGCGGAACCTCCCGGCAAACATGTCCAAAATCTGAGACTTCTTTCCGGAGGAGAGAAATCCCTCACTGCAATCGCGTTGCTATTTGCAATCTATATGGTAAAACCTTCTCCATTCTGTTTCTTGGATGAGATAGATGCTGCCTTAGACGAAGCGAATAAACTTCGTTTCTGCCAGATCTTAGACAAGTTCAAGGATAAGTCCCAGTTTGTAGTGATCACTCATGCTCAGTCTACGATACACAGGGCGAATTCCATTTTTGGGGTTACGAACGAAGAGCCTGGAATATCCAAAATTATCAGCTTGAGACTGGACGAAGCTAGAGATTTTGCTGGAAGAGCGACCGAAGCAGTATAA
- a CDS encoding thiazole synthase: MAESDDLIIAGRRFKSRLFLGTGKFSSGASLEQAIRSSGTEVVTVALRRVDLSSQEDDILTRIDRERILLLPNTSGARDAEEAVRLARLSRELGGGNWVKLEVTPDPVYLLPDPIETLKAAEILVKEGFNVLPYINADPILCKHLEEAGCATVMPLGSPIGTNQGIRTLANLEIIIEQSNVPVVVDAGLGLPSHAAQAMELGADAVLVNTAIAIAKDPAKTAYAFKLATEAGRLSRLYSNSGISTSKKAAASSPLTGFLEEESRNVHGVI; the protein is encoded by the coding sequence GTGGCGGAATCAGACGATCTAATCATCGCAGGCAGAAGGTTCAAATCCAGGCTGTTTTTAGGGACAGGCAAGTTTTCTTCAGGGGCCTCTTTGGAGCAGGCGATTCGATCTTCCGGGACGGAAGTGGTGACTGTAGCTCTACGCAGAGTGGATCTGTCTTCGCAAGAAGACGATATTCTTACGAGAATTGACAGGGAAAGAATATTGCTTTTACCTAATACAAGCGGCGCAAGAGATGCAGAAGAAGCAGTCCGCCTCGCAAGATTGTCCAGGGAACTGGGTGGAGGAAATTGGGTAAAACTAGAAGTTACTCCTGATCCAGTTTACCTTTTACCTGACCCGATTGAGACCTTAAAGGCGGCCGAGATCCTAGTAAAAGAAGGATTTAACGTTCTACCTTATATCAATGCAGATCCGATCCTTTGTAAACATTTAGAAGAAGCAGGTTGTGCCACAGTCATGCCCTTAGGTTCTCCGATCGGGACTAACCAAGGGATCCGCACCTTGGCAAACTTAGAAATTATTATAGAACAATCTAATGTGCCGGTCGTAGTGGATGCAGGGCTCGGATTACCGTCTCATGCCGCGCAAGCAATGGAGCTGGGAGCGGATGCGGTCTTAGTCAATACTGCAATCGCGATCGCTAAAGATCCCGCAAAAACCGCTTATGCATTCAAACTTGCCACGGAAGCGGGTAGGCTCTCCAGGTTATATTCCAATTCCGGAATTTCCACATCCAAAAAAGCGGCAGCCTCCAGCCCGTTGACGGGATTTTTAGAAGAAGAATCCAGAAATGTACACGGAGTTATTTGA
- the thiH gene encoding 2-iminoacetate synthase ThiH has translation MYTELFDKISFSEAKERVLSKSKLDIESALHSSHFGKPLHFEEYLSLLSPVADPYLEEMANYSLNWTKKRFGNTISLYMPMYLSNECRSSCVYCGFSFENKIPRKTLNESEIHAESKILYSKGIRHVLILTGEDYSITNLEYLRFAVRILKSYFDSISIEIYPMDREKYEVLIGEGVEGLAVYQETYDPETYSKYHLRGMKKNMRYRLDAPDRGGLAGFRRIGIGALLGLSDPYGEMFRLGEHAHYLSKKYWRTTIQVSLPRMRPAEGEFDKTIFVSDREYVRFLFALRLFLPDSGLVQSTRESTRMRNHLAGMPITHMSVESRTDPGGYSGGEELKQFEIEDTRKIEEFTEMLRKKGLDPVFKDFDRAFFQVPDRMS, from the coding sequence ATGTACACGGAGTTATTTGATAAAATCTCCTTCTCAGAAGCGAAGGAAAGAGTATTATCTAAATCTAAATTAGATATAGAGTCTGCACTCCATTCTTCCCATTTCGGAAAACCGCTACATTTCGAAGAGTATCTCTCTTTATTAAGCCCGGTCGCTGACCCTTATCTGGAAGAAATGGCTAATTACTCTTTAAATTGGACCAAAAAAAGGTTTGGAAATACGATTTCTCTTTATATGCCGATGTATCTCTCCAACGAATGTAGGTCTTCCTGCGTTTATTGTGGATTCAGTTTTGAAAATAAGATCCCCAGAAAAACTTTGAACGAGTCCGAGATACATGCTGAGTCTAAAATCCTTTATTCCAAAGGAATACGACACGTTCTCATATTGACCGGAGAAGATTATTCCATCACAAATTTGGAATATTTGAGATTTGCGGTCCGTATCTTAAAGTCCTATTTCGATTCTATCTCTATCGAAATTTATCCGATGGACCGGGAAAAATACGAAGTATTGATTGGAGAGGGAGTGGAAGGTCTGGCGGTTTACCAAGAAACCTATGATCCGGAGACGTACTCCAAATATCATCTTCGTGGAATGAAAAAGAATATGAGATACAGGTTAGATGCTCCCGACAGAGGAGGTCTTGCTGGATTTAGGCGAATCGGAATAGGCGCACTCCTTGGACTTTCCGATCCTTACGGAGAAATGTTCCGCTTAGGAGAACATGCACATTATCTTTCTAAAAAATATTGGAGAACTACTATACAAGTCTCTCTTCCTCGTATGAGACCTGCAGAAGGAGAGTTTGATAAGACGATCTTTGTGTCGGACAGAGAGTATGTCCGGTTCTTATTTGCGCTTCGTCTTTTTTTGCCGGATAGCGGGCTTGTTCAGTCCACAAGAGAATCCACACGAATGAGAAACCATTTAGCAGGAATGCCTATTACTCATATGTCAGTGGAATCCAGGACAGATCCAGGTGGATACTCGGGCGGAGAAGAATTAAAACAATTCGAGATCGAAGATACTAGAAAGATCGAAGAATTTACCGAGATGTTAAGGAAGAAGGGACTGGATCCTGTCTTTAAGGATTTCGACCGGGCATTTTTCCAAGTACCCGATCGAATGAGTTAG
- a CDS encoding Cys-rich protein: protein MKKTILATLILLATVFTGFSSVSAQSQACNQICDFYTNCVEGQKKLSAADRQKVGAGCLNTCRKNYSAVTSCYETHSGQCTAFNSCLMESYKGKK, encoded by the coding sequence ATGAAAAAAACAATCCTCGCAACCCTAATCTTGCTAGCTACGGTTTTCACCGGATTCTCCTCCGTTTCCGCTCAAAGCCAAGCATGCAACCAGATCTGTGATTTTTACACAAACTGCGTAGAAGGGCAAAAAAAGCTTAGTGCTGCAGATAGACAAAAAGTGGGAGCAGGGTGTTTAAACACCTGCCGCAAAAATTATTCAGCGGTTACTTCTTGTTACGAAACTCATTCAGGTCAATGTACTGCTTTTAATAGCTGCTTGATGGAAAGTTATAAAGGTAAAAAATAA
- the glnA gene encoding type I glutamate--ammonia ligase, with product MAKNAAEVIAFAKANKVLFYDFRFTDIKGAWHHVSYHVDSVDETTLKGLPFDGSSIPAWQPIHKSDMQLIPDASSIFLDPFTADPTLVVFCDVWDIYKNQAYEKCPRSIAKNAVKYLKDSGIGDTVYFGPENEFFLFDGLKVRDAINIQYYELDSSEGIWNSHTDMPGSINTGHRPGTKGGYFPVAPVDSQVDLRADIVKTLHKIGMETFVVHHEVAQAQGEIGVKFGTLIEAADNVQKLKYVVKNVAHKWGKTATFMPKPLYGDNGNGMHCHQSIWKDGKNLFAGNGYQGLSELALNYTGGVLKHGKTVAAFTNASTNSYKRLLPGFEAPAILAYSAQNRSACARIPFVSGEKAKRVEFRFPDSSANPYLAFAALLMAGIDGIQNKIDPGPPREEDLFELSLDEIREKGIQQMPHTLREAVEHMLAGKEIFKKGNVFTEEFIQTYKAYKFETEIWPWEGRPHPFEFLTTYSC from the coding sequence ATGGCGAAAAATGCCGCAGAAGTGATCGCTTTCGCAAAAGCGAACAAGGTTCTTTTCTACGATTTCCGTTTTACGGACATTAAAGGAGCTTGGCACCACGTTTCTTACCACGTAGATTCCGTAGACGAAACTACTCTTAAAGGACTTCCTTTCGACGGTTCTTCCATCCCTGCTTGGCAGCCGATCCACAAATCGGACATGCAGTTGATCCCTGACGCGAGTTCCATCTTTTTGGATCCGTTCACTGCAGATCCTACTCTTGTAGTATTCTGTGATGTATGGGACATTTATAAGAACCAAGCTTACGAAAAATGCCCTCGTTCCATCGCTAAAAATGCGGTGAAATACCTGAAAGATTCCGGGATCGGTGACACCGTATATTTCGGACCGGAGAACGAATTCTTCCTTTTCGACGGCTTAAAAGTAAGAGACGCGATCAATATTCAGTATTATGAATTAGATTCTTCCGAAGGTATTTGGAACTCTCACACCGATATGCCTGGTTCCATCAATACTGGACACCGTCCCGGAACCAAAGGTGGTTACTTCCCGGTAGCTCCTGTGGATTCTCAAGTAGATCTTCGTGCAGATATCGTTAAGACACTTCACAAGATTGGAATGGAAACTTTCGTGGTTCACCACGAGGTTGCTCAGGCTCAAGGAGAGATCGGAGTTAAATTCGGAACTCTTATTGAAGCAGCAGATAACGTTCAAAAACTGAAATATGTTGTTAAGAACGTTGCCCATAAATGGGGAAAAACCGCAACCTTCATGCCTAAACCTCTTTACGGAGACAACGGTAACGGTATGCACTGCCACCAATCCATTTGGAAAGACGGCAAAAACCTATTTGCAGGAAACGGATACCAAGGTTTGAGCGAGCTTGCTCTAAACTATACCGGTGGTGTATTGAAGCACGGAAAGACCGTAGCTGCTTTCACTAACGCATCCACTAACTCTTATAAGAGACTTCTTCCAGGATTCGAAGCTCCTGCGATCTTAGCTTACTCCGCTCAGAACCGTTCCGCTTGTGCGAGAATTCCGTTCGTAAGCGGCGAAAAAGCGAAACGTGTTGAGTTCCGCTTCCCAGATTCTTCCGCGAACCCTTATCTTGCATTTGCTGCATTGCTTATGGCAGGAATCGACGGTATCCAGAATAAGATCGATCCGGGACCACCTCGGGAAGAAGACTTATTCGAACTTTCTCTGGATGAGATCCGCGAGAAGGGAATCCAACAAATGCCACACACTCTTAGAGAAGCGGTTGAGCATATGTTGGCTGGTAAAGAAATTTTCAAAAAAGGAAACGTATTTACAGAAGAGTTCATCCAAACCTACAAAGCTTACAAATTCGAAACCGAAATTTGGCCTTGGGAAGGACGTCCTCACCCATTCGAGTTCCTTACTACTTATTCTTGCTAA